The Mytilus trossulus isolate FHL-02 chromosome 3, PNRI_Mtr1.1.1.hap1, whole genome shotgun sequence genome contains a region encoding:
- the LOC134712717 gene encoding galactosylgalactosylxylosylprotein 3-beta-glucuronosyltransferase 3-like: MVQIRMRKLFFLYIAISTVAFIWFYSSCGFPECKEKEIDHLIKKYKARNKELDKKISDLSQQLQGCQKNVMSSGRTEFSHSPTIYMVTPTHTHPEQKANLVRLSHTLLHVKNIHWIVVEDSVSKTVLVSKFLQSSGVKNTHLAALTPHEIKMKYNDPTWLKPKGVLQRNAAIQWIRENVKPNRDKGVVYFADDDNTYSLEIFQEMRSTKKVTVWPVGLVGGLRYEKPVVKDGKVTGWFTYWKPNRPFPMDMAGFAVNVNLFFKFPEARFSNEVPRGFLESTILEQLNVKMEDLEPRAVNCSKVLVWHTRTEKTKLKNEQLMIKQHGQGSDTNIEV; this comes from the exons ATGGTGCAGATCCGTATGAGAAAACTTTTCTTTCTATATATAGCCATATCAACAGTTGCATTCATTTGGTTTTATTCAAGCTGCG GTTTCCCAGAGTGTAAAGAGAAAGAAATAGATCATCtaataaagaaatacaaagcAAGAAACAAAGAACTTGATAAAAAGATAAGTGATCTTTCTCAACAGCTGCAAGGATGTCAAAAGAATGTAATGTCATCAGGGAGAACAGAATTTTCTCATTCACCAACAATTTATATGGTGACACCAACCCACACCCATCCAGAACAAAAGGCAAATTTAGTAAGATTGTCACACACATTGCTTCATGTCAAAAATATTCACTGGATTGTGGTAGAAGACTCTGTCAGCAAGACAGTCTTAGTTAGCAAGTTTCTTCAAAGTTCTGGTGTAAAAAATACACATCTTGCAGCTTTGACGCCtcatgaaattaaaatgaaGTATAATGATCCAACATGGCTGAAACCTAAAGGTGTCCTGCAGAGGAATGCTGCTATTCAGTGGATCCGTGAGAATGTAAAGCCAAATAGAGATAAGGGTGTGGTTTATTTTGCAGatgatgataatacatatagTTTAGAAATATTTCAAGAG ATGAGAAGTACCAAGAAAGTTACAGTATGGCCTGTGGGTTTGGTAGGAGGACTTAGATACGAAAAGCCAGTAGTCAAGGATGGAAAG GTGACTGGATGGTTTACTTATTGGAAGCCTAATAGGCCTTTCCCAATGGATATGGCAGGATTTGCTGTTAATGTTAATCTGTTCTTCAAGTTTCCTGAAGCAAGATTCAGTAATGAGGTACCAAGAGGGTTTCTTGAGTCAACAATTCTTGAACAGTTGAATGTTAAGATGGAAGACTTAGAGCCAAGGGCAGTTAATTGTTCTAAG